A stretch of DNA from Helicobacter sp. 12S02232-10:
AAAAATCTTTAGAGTATCAATGTGGAATATCAAAGGAGCACTCATCTCTACAGGTATTGGGGCATTGATTGTAGGATTGGGATTAGCGATTGAATATATCGCAAGCAACTGGGAGAGTATCTATCCGCGTTTGATTGGTGTATGGGAAAGAATTAAAGAGGGGATTGCCCCAATTACAGATTGGTTTAAGGGGATATTTGATTGGATTAGCAATGGCATTGCAGGGATTATTGATTCTATCAGCAGTGTTACAGACTTCTTAGGCATTACAGATTCTAAAGAAGTCAATCTCAATCAAAAAACAACGATTGCAAAAAAAGGATTGATTGATGAAACCTTAGCCAAACGCAATGAAAACCAACAAAAGATGCTTTCTCAAATTACTAATAGTAATCATTCCAAACAGATTAATGACTACAAAACCATTACAATCAACACAAACACAAATCCTCAAGCCATCGCCCAAACCATCAATAGCTATCGCTATGATGATGACTTTTAGGAAGGAAAAACAATGCTAAACCTATTCACTAAACCCTATGAAAACGAAAGAAAAAAACTAGAACAAGAGATTAAAAATCAAAAACAAAAACAAAAGGAACTGCAAAACCAACCGATTGAAGAACCCAAAGATCCTTTTAAGAAATATAAAGATGTTCAAACTAAAGATACTCTCATCAAGATAGACCGCTTCCTCTTCCGTGTTTCTCAAAATATTGAAACCATATCCACAGAATTAAACGTGGGCATTAAAAAGATTGAGACCATCAAGCAACCTATCTATCAAAAAATCGGAGGGAATGAAGAGAGCATATCTTTTAATGCAACCATTCTAATCCATCACATCAAAGACTATGAAGGGTTTAAAGATTTAATCAAGCAAGCAAAACCTTTAAAGCTGACTATCTTTAACCAATCCCCTCAAAAGATACTCATCCAAAGACTATCTGAATCTAGTAAGAATTGGGTCATAACAAAAGAGCGGAGTATCACTTACTATAGCAAAGAATTAGGGATTTCTGGGGTGCTATTATAATGGGTATTCTAAGCTCTCATTTTGCAAAATCCATCTTTATAAAACCCCGCCTCAATCTCACAGAATGGAGCAATACTTATCGTGTGCTCTCAAAAGAAAGCTCAGCGATGTTTGGCAGATTTGAAGCCTTAAGCTATCAAATTGAGCCAATGAATGCCATTTCAGACCCTAATAAAGAATTGATTTATGCAAGAAAAGAGAACTATACAGCTACCACGCTTCCTGATGCAATGATGTTTATCGCTTGTGCGATGGATATTCAAAATGATCGCATTGAGATGGGATTCAAGGAATGGAGATTAAATCTTTTGGGTGCAAAGCTTAAAAAGCTTGACCAAAGAACATTGAGCGATAAAAAAACAATTCAAGGAGAAGAATAATGGACGCAGACTTATTGAGCAAACAAATCAGATTATCATTGCAAGCAAAAGGATTTAAATCCACACAAGAAAATAAAGCTTTGATTGATGTGCTTTGCAAAGAGATCATCAATCATATCCAAACCCAAAGCACGATTGCAGTCACTACCACAGGCACAGCCACTGCCCAAAGCGGAAGTGGCAAAATCTCTTAAGGAGGCAATATGTTTGGAGAAGTCTGCATTTATACCGCACCGATTACAGAAGTCAGAGGCAATCAGGTTAAAGTCAATATTATGGGGGCTGTGAGTGATTTTATTTCCTATTTTGGGGTTTTTAATGCTTTTAAATCCCATTTTATCCCCCCGCAAATCGGAGAGATTGCCATCATTATCCATTTTAAAGAATCGGATTTATTTCTTTGTATGGGTTCTGTGCCAAGCCCTGATTTTAACCTGCCTGAACACAAAGAAATGATTCGCTACCAAGATGGCACTACCCTAAGCTATGATACACAATCCCATACCTTAGAAATCAATTCAAAAGCAAATATTACCATTCATTGCAAAAATGCAAGCATTCAAAGCGATGAGGTGCATATCGAATGCAAAAACGCCAAAATCAAAGCAGACGCTATTGATTTGGGGGATAACGGAGGCGGGGGCGTGATCACAACTCAAAGTGTCTGCCCCTTTACAGGTTTGCCCCATTCGCAAGGTTCCAATAGAGTAAAGGCAATCTTATGAAAAATGGATACCAACTCTCAATCAATGAGAATCTAAATCGAATCTTTAAAACCAAAAAATACGCTATCCCTCTCAATCCAAATTTTGGGCTTTCTTATGATTGGATAGATAAACCTCTCACTCACGAGATAAAACTTTCAATCACAGAAGAAATTAGGGAGCAAATCAAGCTTTATGAACCAAGAATCTATATCCAATCCATCGATGTGAGTTTTGAAGACAATCAACTCAGGTTGATGATTAATTCCACTTATAAGGTTGATTTATGATTGTAACCACAAAAGAGCTTGGCGAACTCTTGGGACTCTCTGAGCGCCATATTTATACATTAGAAAAAAATGAGATTTTAAGCAAAATTGATAAGAACCAATGGGACGCCTCAAAGAATCTCCAAGCTTATATTTATTACAAGCTGTCCAATGAAACCACTACCACAGATGGCAAAGTTGCCCGCACCAGAAAAGATATCGCAGATGCAAAATTAAAAGAGGTGATGTTGGCTGAAAAAATCGGCAAACTCATTCCGATTGAAAAAGTCGCCAAAGAACTCAAAGACCCTCAAATCTATACCCAAAAAGCCATCGAGATTGAAGAAGGAGAGAGAAAACAAAGAGAAAGACAGAAACAAAATGAGTCCCCCAATGACTCTCTCAGTGATAACTCTGAACTTTAGGAACGCAAGAGGGTTTTTTTAAAAAACCCTCTGTAGTGGTCTTGGGAGTTGGAACAATTAAAAAACAAAGGAGAACTGATGCATCTAAATAACCCTAATATCTATACAGCTACACAGGGCGAACGGCTTGATAGTATTTATTTTAAAATCTATGGCAACAACTTCCATCAAAAACATTATGATGTATTTTTAATGCAAAATCACAAGCTTTTAAAAAAAGATTTCTTAGATGGAGGGGATGAGGTATGCTTCAATCCTAAAGCCCCCGATCAAGAAAAATGCGATGATGGAATGGAGGGGCTTTATGGTATCCAACTATAAATCCCATCAATTCAAAATCACTCTAAATGAAAAAGATATTAGCCATTTAGTTTTAAGTATCCATTACGCAGACTTTGAAAGCATTCAAAGCGATACACTAAAACTCAAACTATTCCCAAATATCAAGCCAAACATCAAAGACAAGATAAAATTTAGCATTGATGGTGTCTTGATGGGAAGCTTTTATATTGCAAGCATTGAATACACTTATAAAAGCAGTTATGAAATAGAATGCACATCGATTCATTACGCTTCAAATCTAAGGATCAAGAAAAACAGAAGCTTTGATAAACTAAGCTACCTTCAAATCTTAGAATCCATCGCTAAAGAAAACAACCTCACGCCTAAAATCAATTTCAAACGAATGGATGAGATTGTCCATATCGACCAAATCAATCAAAGCGATAGCTCCTTATTCTATCAGATCGCCAAAGAACTCAATCTCACCCAAAGCATCAAAAACGACACATTGATTTTTTTGGAAAAGAATTCAGAAAAAAAGCCTGTCATTGTGATTGATGCCAACGATTGTACAAGTGTGAAGCTTGCAAGCTATGCAAAAATGGTTTATAAATCTGTTGAGGTGACTTACCAAGATACCCAAACCAATGCATTAAAGACCATTCGCATTGGCAAAGAAGATCCGACTTTAAAGCGCTCTATCCACTCTAAAAATGATGATGAAGCTTACAAACGTGCAGAGGGATATTATAAAGCGATAGAATCTGACAAAAGAAAAGGAAGTTTTGAGATGGCAGGCAGGATTATGTATGCAGGCACGCTTTTAAGACTTAAAGGGGATAATGAGATAGAGGGGGAATATGTGATTAAAAAGGTCGCCCATAGCATTGATAATAGCGGGTGGAGAATGGATGTGGAGTTTGGCGGGTGATAAGGCACAAAATATTTAAAATGTAGCCAATTCCTTTTAAGACTCAAAAAAAGAAGAGAAGGGATAATGAAATAAGGGATGTGATTAAAAAAGTCAATCACGCCATTGGTTCAAGCAGATGGTGAAATGATGTGGTTGAAGAAAGATTATCCTTTATCTGTTTCGTCTTCATCTTCAAGAGCCTTACGCCTTAAAAGTTCATTTTTAATTTTTTGTCTTAGTTTTTTATTGGAATAATCGATAATTAACTGAAATAATTCATCATACTCTTCCCCAAATGAATGCAAGTTTGACATTTTTGAATCATTGACTATATTTATGTTCTTATGGCTATTAATTTGAACTATTTTAACAGGGATTTTGCCATCTCTGATATCATTAAATAATTTCCAATGTTTTGGAGTTATTTCTTTTTTTCTTGCCCAATTTTTATAGGCATTTTTTTTTAACCCCATCTTTAAACAAACATCATCCATCGAACTTACTTCAAAAAAATCCTTCATTATTTTAAAGTCCTTTTTGTATTTTTCATCAATCATAATGTAACCTCG
This window harbors:
- a CDS encoding terminase gpA endonuclease subunit, which encodes MGILSSHFAKSIFIKPRLNLTEWSNTYRVLSKESSAMFGRFEALSYQIEPMNAISDPNKELIYARKENYTATTLPDAMMFIACAMDIQNDRIEMGFKEWRLNLLGAKLKKLDQRTLSDKKTIQGEE
- a CDS encoding phage baseplate assembly protein V, yielding MFGEVCIYTAPITEVRGNQVKVNIMGAVSDFISYFGVFNAFKSHFIPPQIGEIAIIIHFKESDLFLCMGSVPSPDFNLPEHKEMIRYQDGTTLSYDTQSHTLEINSKANITIHCKNASIQSDEVHIECKNAKIKADAIDLGDNGGGGVITTQSVCPFTGLPHSQGSNRVKAIL
- a CDS encoding GPW/gp25 family protein, which encodes MKNGYQLSINENLNRIFKTKKYAIPLNPNFGLSYDWIDKPLTHEIKLSITEEIREQIKLYEPRIYIQSIDVSFEDNQLRLMINSTYKVDL
- a CDS encoding contractile injection system protein, VgrG/Pvc8 family, whose amino-acid sequence is MVSNYKSHQFKITLNEKDISHLVLSIHYADFESIQSDTLKLKLFPNIKPNIKDKIKFSIDGVLMGSFYIASIEYTYKSSYEIECTSIHYASNLRIKKNRSFDKLSYLQILESIAKENNLTPKINFKRMDEIVHIDQINQSDSSLFYQIAKELNLTQSIKNDTLIFLEKNSEKKPVIVIDANDCTSVKLASYAKMVYKSVEVTYQDTQTNALKTIRIGKEDPTLKRSIHSKNDDEAYKRAEGYYKAIESDKRKGSFEMAGRIMYAGTLLRLKGDNEIEGEYVIKKVAHSIDNSGWRMDVEFGG